AATGGAGTTTGCGGGAGCCTGTCAGCGCGTGAGACTTCGCGATTTTGTTTAGAGCAGATTGTTTATCGAGGCCGTTTACCGACACACCGACACGGCTGGTCCTCGTCGCTACCGATCGGACAATCGTAAACCGGGAGACAGTGAGATCGCGAGCCAATTATCGCTTACGTGTGCGAGAATGCAGGTCGTCCTCGTGTAGCGACAATCGAGGAGCGATTACGTGGATATCATAATGGTAGGTAATAGGATAATCTAACGTGACAAACGTAAAGATTTCATGTTTTTTATTAAACAGTGAAAAAGCAAACAGAGTAGTACTCTTTCAATCGACGATTCCATCGAGTAAAGTAAAGGAAAAACCGCGATGCGTTTCCTTTTCTGTTATCTCTTACAGATAACAACTGTAAAGATCCTTCACACACACAACTTGAAACATTTGTTTGCTTTTTCTGCTTAAATCTGTTAGTATTTGTTAAAAGAATTACAGAAGCGTGACACATTTTGTTGTGTACTTAAGGATTTTAATGAGATGAGAAATAATCCATATTTGCTTCACATGTTACAGATGAGGTGACACTGGTTCTGCCATGCGGAACAGGTCAGTCAGCATTATTTTTGGCTCTCTTGTCCTATGGGGTTTGATTACATACTTTCTAATCTCTGATCAGCCAGTGAACAAGGAAAGAGATACAGTAAGCTCTTTGAAATTATAAACAAATCTTGTGGTAGAAAGTTGTGCGATCGGAGAGTCGATGGGTACCAATAGATCGAAAAActattttctttaaaatagttgatccaaaataattctgtgcatgctttaataattatacgCAAGACTTTtggaagaatttttcgaaattagAAAGTTTAGTAGATCTCTTGGTTTCAGGCTAGAGTATCCAATCAAATTAGTAAATTGGAAAAGAGAGTGAAACAAGAGATTGCACTGAATCAGGAGCTTCTCCAGGACATAAAAGAAGACAAGCAACGTAAGAGTATGTCTCTGTTTGTATAAACTTTTAAAAGTATAATTCTTAGGACAAAATAAAGAACactgtaaatattattttctcCGTTTCAATGAGAAGAGAAGCTAAATGTGATAAACGCACATACGGATgccaatgagaaacaaaaggaCAAAAATGATATTGCCCAGGACAAGGTTTTACATGAAAAAGAAAAGATAGACGCCGAGAACAATGACAAGAATGAGCAaaatttgcaagaaaaattgattCACTCGGTAAAGTATCTTGTCTTAAAAGAGTTAACATTGTGCACTGTTAATACAATGTTTGCAAATTTTATACTTTATCTCTTTAAACAGAGCAAAATTCCTTATAATGTTCCTAACAATGGAAAACTACCAGATGGATCTCCAATAATAGCAGTCTTAGTGTTTTCTTGCAATCGTATCACAGTACAAAGATGTCTCGATCAACTGATCAAATACAGACCCAGCATAAAACAGTTTCCAATTATTGTTTCTGAAGATTGTCAACATCATCAGACTGCCGAAGTTATTGCCAGATACGGAGATCAAATAATGCATATACAGGTATGACATGCTGCATGTACATCTATTTTGGATTTGGAAAGGTTACTAAAGGTATTAAATGTATTGCAGCAACCTGATCAGTCAGATATCGAAGTACCACCGAAAGAGAAGAAGTTCAAAGGGTACTTTAAAATTGCACGTCACTATGGATGGGCTCTCAATCATGTATTCTTTCAACTTCGGTACAATACTGTGATAATAGTGGAAGATGATTTGGATATAGCCCCAGACTTTTTTGAATACTTCCTGGGCACATATCCCTTGTTAGTATCCGATAATTCTCTGTGGTGTGTGTCGGCGTGGAATGACAATGGAAAAGCTGGTTTAGTCGATGACAATGCAGCCGATGCGTTATACAGGACCGACTTTTTTCCTGGTCTGGGTTGGATGCTGACTCGTCAATTGTGGACTGAACTGTCACCGAAATGGCCCAAATCGTAGGTACAAAATATATTCGCTGTTCGAAATGATTTCTTCAATATTGAGTACTTAAATGTTCGTTGTAATAGATACTGGGACGACTGGATAAGACAACCCGAACAACGTCGCAACAGAGCATGTATTCGACCGGAAATATCCAGGACAAGAACATTCGGTAAAACTGGTGTGAGCAAGTACGTATTGAAAATATCATCGACATAGCTGTTAAAATATGGCTGCAATTTTAACCCATTGATTTATTTCCACAGTGGAATGTTCTATGAGAGACATTTAAAATATATCAAGCTGAACACCGAATACGTGCATTTTACGAAGATGAATTTGACTTATTTGTTGAAGGTAAGAACACAATGCTAATATTCTAGAAAGATTTCGATTTCAACGGAATAATTGTTTCAGGACAACTATGATATAAATTTTGTGAATGAGGTGTATCAATCGACAGTGGTCAGTTTCTTGGAATTAAAAAACGGAAAAGTAGTTGCGCCTGGTGCAGTGCGAATACCTTATTATAGTCGTCAAGCGTATAAAATCACTGCCAAGCAGTTTGGATTGATGGACGATTTTAGGGTAACTACCAGCGCgttttatctttgttgtttCGATCTGATATAGATttagaaatttctattaatttctgTTGGCAGAGTGGTGTGCCCAGAACAGGATACCGGGGAGTAGTCACATTTTTCTACAAGGGCAGGAGAGTACATTTAGCACCCAGTCCGAATTGGAATGGTTACGACATTACCTGGAGCTAACAGAGAATCCGGCGCAACAGAGGGATTTGTTAGATCATACGAGTTCATTGCTTCCATGACACGTTCGTCGAGAACCGAGAGTGAATATTTTCATTGAACAAACACTCCCCCACGAACGTTCGTCTGCTTGTAATTTTTCTTGTAGAAAACTTGTGAGCGAAAAATTGAACCACATACTGTTAAGTGATATGTGAGAGATTTGCATAGTGCCTCACTGTTTGTACTTGCAGTGCTATGCAGAAGTGAGGTCTCCGGGTTAGCAGGCTAATTGCTCGTTTTTGTACCCTGGAACATTGTACTCGCATAGCACTGTGTATTAAGATGTAAAAGGACTGATAAAAGAGACTTTCAATTATTCGAGCAACCGGACAAGTAACGACGCTATTCTGCATTTCTAGTTATTATTTTCTTCCACTCTGATTAACGTATCTCTTCCAAAAACACGTTCAAAGACTGTTCTCCAAACTTATTTCTGCTAAGATGTATGGCGTGAAGTTACTTTGAAACAAACGGTGATATATGTGTAACACGGTTGCACGAATAATTTAGACTCTACCATTATGTACATAATgtttatattgtatatcacacgtGCATAGTTTGTCAGCAAACAATTTTTGGACTAATTTTATTCTCTGACCTACATGGAGGAAGATAGTCGCGTTAGTCCAGAAATGATGTTTCCGATTGACTGTGTATTTCGTGTGTGTTGCTCACGGGTAATTaccgaaaacaaaaacaaactcAAAGGTGCAAATCTGCTGAATTTAGAAATGGTTATTACCACGAATTATTGTTTCGATTCGTACGGCAAGGCAAAGAAGAATGCCGATCAATGTCGTCTTGTGCTTTCTTTCCCATACAACGGTGAAGGAATGTTCTATTAATAAAGAACATGCGAAAGTGCTGGTATTAACGATACGATTCATTTGCGAACGATCGAGAATTCCCAAAATTTAATGTTTCAAGTAAACACATGCATACACACCTATATCTTCCCTGAAAGAATTCTTATTTGTAGATCATTGTCCAACCACCTGTGAACAATACTTTTTTCATAAATACAATCTTTCATCTTGCGACCAGTAAAGCAGAACTTATTCTTCATGATGATTTATGTTTATTTCTGCTCAGCAATATATAGCTTCCaacgaataaattacatatatttgTATCCATTTCTGGTCATACAAGAAACCAGTAAGTTTCCAGCATATACAGTAACGACTATAAACATTTTGCAACTACACTATGGAAACATTTGGCCTCTCATATCGTGTTTTAATAGGAAAGGATCCGTGCGTTTAGGGTCGGCAGGCGGATTTTTATAGAGAACAAATTCATCCTTAGGCTCCTCTGGCTTTGGTCTTAATGTTTTGTGAACTCGAGCTTCACAGAAGTATCCAAAGGGTGGTCGTTCTATCTCCAGATTCTTCAGAACGCAATGATCTATAATGGCCTGAGTTTTGCGACATCTAATTGCATTCAAATagttaaattgaaaaatttctttctgaATTATTGTTCAATAATTGTTAAGAATAAAATCAACGTACGGAGAGAATTCCATTGAACCAGAGGATCGTTCAATACAATCCACGTACTGATTAAACTCCTTCTCGCAATGATTTTTGATACCTCGAAATACTTCTAATGCACAGGCAGTTACTTTTTTTCCTTCCTGAATACATTTCCGCGCATCCTTAGTTTCTTGTTTGCATAACATAAACTCCTAAAGGTAGAATGATAACGTAGTAACTAATTaattacaaaaatgatttctttcgAAAAAGGAGCCAAAATTATCATACCCATCTAATAGTACAGTAATGTACAATAAATGTACAGTCATCAATTAAGAAGGTTATATAATCTTTCAGAAATGAATGATATTCGAACACGGGATTAAAGACTAATGTCGGAGTTAAACGAGATTAATACAATTAGAGAAAGGTGAGACTGCTTACATTGTTATCCCATTCACATTTCTTCCCAATGTAAAAGGATGCTGCCTGCAGGAACGGATAGCTAACAGTTATCTCCTGCGTAGTCAACTCCTCGTCTGATGGGAGCGTTGTATTGTATGAGACAACCATACTGACGATGCAGTAAAAATAATAGATCCGCTGTTTTAATCTATGAGCTCACACAATCTCAACAATACAGACCGAAACTACTTTCAGATGGATACAATTATGGTCTTACGGTGACATTAACGTTCTATATGTTAGAGATATACTGGCAAATGTGGACAACTGTGGTGCCTCTTGTGGAAAAAACTGAAACTTATTTTGGTATCCATACAGCGCCAATTATggtagtggcaaaacgctcaaactgttaacCAAATTTTCAACAGTCggatttggctaacagtttgaacgttttgcaACTATCCTAATTGGCGCTGCATGGACATGGAACTAAGTTTTACCTTTTCCCTATAAGTGGTGCTACAGTCGTCCACATCTGTATAATGTAGAGTCgcctaaaaatattaattttggcAAAATTAGGTTTTATGTATTGTATTTTAATATACACATATTGAGACTGTAATTAAATCACAACAGAACCGACTAATAAAACTTACATACAATAGTTTTTCCAtcttttgttcttcttgtattCGTTTCTTTTATGGTTGAATACATAGATGTATGAGCTCCGATTGATTTTGTAAATACATACAATGCCTCAAATTTGTTCGACAATTGTACTTACTCTTTGATTGAATAAGTAAAGAAATAGTAAGTGTTCTGTTCATCATTGCGTAAAATAACGATGTTAATGTTTCTTCAATCATAAAACTGTGCCTGTAGCATGATGGGAGTATTGGAGTTTGAACTTCAACATGGTCGTGGTTCGCTTTGTTATGTTTAATTGGTActgaagttaaaaatttttcgATGTGATAAGGCTTTCCAAGTGatgaattttcgaaaaatttgaCAAACCAATAATCTAAAATCATGGCTGACAAAAGACAACAGAATCTGTCGGTGAGTAATATGCTTATAAAGTGTTACTCCGTAATAAAACTGTTTCTGTTTTGGATACATTTTGTACAAAGAAGTTTACGAATTGAATGTGAAATGATATTGTTGCAGAAAGAAGAGATAGCTAAACAGTTTATGTTACCAGAGAGAAAAAGTAAAATAGCTACTTTGTTGAAACAAGATGGCCAAGCATACTGTATTTGCAGAAGCTCGGATAGTTCTCGTTTCATGATGTACGTAATAGCCCTTTACTGGATCTTTCTCCGGTAAGATGTATTAATGAATCTACTGGAATTTCAGTGGCTGTGACGCGTGCGAAGAATGGTATCATGGTGactgtataaatattacagAAAAGGATGCCAAGCatataaaacaatttttttgCATTGTAGGAAATCTTTTGATTCTATAGAAATTGTTTCCATCGGTGACAGTGTATTTATAATACAGTGTGCTTGCAGCGATGCAGAGAAGAGGACCCTACTCTTGTGACTCGGTATAAACCACGGAGAACAGAACAAGAAGATCGTAAGTACAAGAAgcataaagagaaagagaaagatcgAGCTCATAGGTACGAATACGATGCGCCTTGGGATCCAACTTTAGTCAAGAAATCGTCGAAACGTTGCGGACAATGTACGGGATGCTTAAGAACAGAGAATTGTGGAAAATGCGATGCCTGCAGGTGAAGATTCAACATTACAATCGCTTGCGATCAATCACATCTGATTCTTTTTCGTTTGCTAGACATTTGAAGAAATTCGGACCCTCGGTACGGCTGAAGCTCAGATGCATACAGAGAACTTGCAGAGTATTGGGCGATCCGTTGAAACCCTCGAAGAGCTTCAACAAGAGCTCCAAGTTCATCAAGAAACGGAAAAGAGATTCGAGCAATGAGAGGAACGAACACCTGGAAGTGCCCAGACATTGTTACGGGCCGGCTTGCACAAAACAATCACGACCCGGTAGCAAGTATTGTTCCGACGAATGCGGATTGAAGCTGGCGACCAACAGAATCTATCAAGTGTTGCCTCAACGGATACAGGAATGGTCTTTGACGCCTTGCATCGCGGAGCAGAACAACAGAAGAGCGTTAGAGTCTGTCAGGAAGCAGCAACAGGACGTTAGAAAAATACTTCAGGAACTGGACAAAAGGCACACCGAGTTGGATAGAATCGTAGAACGGGCTAAACACGCAACTATAGATCCTCTGGCGGAAGTAGATGACAACGATGACACGGAGATGAGTATGTACTGTATCACGTGTGGCCACGAGATTCATTCGAGGACTGCTATCAAGCACATGGAAAAATGTTTCAACAAGGTAATTGAACAGTGATTCATTTCacaaatttcatttaatttgctAATTTTAATTGATTTACAGTACGAGTCTCAAGCGTCGTTCGGCTCAATCTTCAAGACGCGCATTGAGGGACAGGTGATGTTCTGTGATTTTTACAACCCTGCGAATCGAACCTATTGTAAAAGATTGCGCGTGTTGTGTCCGGAGCATTGCAAGGACCCGAAAATCAGCGAGACAGAGGTTTGTGGTTGTCCCTTGGTTACGAACGTGTTCGACACTACCGGAGAGTTCTGTCGTGCTCCGAAAAAGAGTTGCGTGAAACATTATGTCTGGGAGAAACTGCGAAGGGCAGAAATCGACATGGAGAGAGTCAGGCAATGGCTGAAAATAGACGAATTGGTGGAACAGGAGAGGCAAATCCGAGCGAACATGGCTTCCCGGGCCGGTGTGCTTGCCCTGATGTTGCACTCGACCTACAATCACGAATTGATGGAGCAGATGACGCAAGAACAGAACAGAGAACAGTTGGAAGCAATGGAAGAAGAATTGCAACGCAGATACGGTATTTTACAGAAAGAACAATCTGCGGTGCAATGACC
This genomic stretch from Megalopta genalis isolate 19385.01 chromosome 5, iyMegGena1_principal, whole genome shotgun sequence harbors:
- the ND-19 gene encoding NADH dehydrogenase [ubiquinone] 1 alpha subcomplex subunit 8, translated to MVVSYNTTLPSDEELTTQEITVSYPFLQAASFYIGKKCEWDNNEFMLCKQETKDARKCIQEGKKVTACALEVFRGIKNHCEKEFNQYVDCIERSSGSMEFSPCRKTQAIIDHCVLKNLEIERPPFGYFCEARVHKTLRPKPEEPKDEFVLYKNPPADPKRTDPFLLKHDMRGQMFP
- the Mgat1 gene encoding alpha-1,3-mannosyl-glycoprotein 2-beta-N-acetylglucosaminyltransferase, yielding MRNRSVSIIFGSLVLWGLITYFLISDQPVNKERDTARVSNQISKLEKRVKQEIALNQELLQDIKEDKQRKKKLNVINAHTDANEKQKDKNDIAQDKVLHEKEKIDAENNDKNEQNLQEKLIHSSKIPYNVPNNGKLPDGSPIIAVLVFSCNRITVQRCLDQLIKYRPSIKQFPIIVSEDCQHHQTAEVIARYGDQIMHIQQPDQSDIEVPPKEKKFKGYFKIARHYGWALNHVFFQLRYNTVIIVEDDLDIAPDFFEYFLGTYPLLVSDNSLWCVSAWNDNGKAGLVDDNAADALYRTDFFPGLGWMLTRQLWTELSPKWPKSYWDDWIRQPEQRRNRACIRPEISRTRTFGKTGVSNGMFYERHLKYIKLNTEYVHFTKMNLTYLLKDNYDINFVNEVYQSTVVSFLELKNGKVVAPGAVRIPYYSRQAYKITAKQFGLMDDFRSGVPRTGYRGVVTFFYKGRRVHLAPSPNWNGYDITWS
- the LOC117226800 gene encoding CXXC-type zinc finger protein 1; amino-acid sequence: MADKRQQNLSKEEIAKQFMLPERKSKIATLLKQDGQAYCICRSSDSSRFMIGCDACEEWYHGDCINITEKDAKHIKQFFCIRCREEDPTLVTRYKPRRTEQEDRKYKKHKEKEKDRAHRYEYDAPWDPTLVKKSSKRCGQCTGCLRTENCGKCDACRHLKKFGPSVRLKLRCIQRTCRVLGDPLKPSKSFNKSSKFIKKRKRDSSNERNEHLEVPRHCYGPACTKQSRPGSKYCSDECGLKLATNRIYQVLPQRIQEWSLTPCIAEQNNRRALESVRKQQQDVRKILQELDKRHTELDRIVERAKHATIDPLAEVDDNDDTEMSMYCITCGHEIHSRTAIKHMEKCFNKYESQASFGSIFKTRIEGQVMFCDFYNPANRTYCKRLRVLCPEHCKDPKISETEVCGCPLVTNVFDTTGEFCRAPKKSCVKHYVWEKLRRAEIDMERVRQWLKIDELVEQERQIRANMASRAGVLALMLHSTYNHELMEQMTQEQNREQLEAMEEELQRRYGILQKEQSAVQ